TTATGAGACTTTCTGGAAAGAAGAACCTTCTTTCCATCAAACCCTTTTATCGATTCAGTCCCCTTTTATTTATGTTGTTCCTTTTTTTTTGAGCCATGGTTTTTTTACTGAAAAAGTGATCCCTGCGGAGATGGAATTAAATGGTGCCTATTCAAAAAAAGGTGAAAAAATAATAGGCTATTGTAAAGCAATAGGTGAAAATCCCAGGGTGGCAGACATTATCATTAAAACCGTCAACCAAACCCTAAATTTCCTGGATAAAGAAGGGTATGCACCAGAGGAAAGGGATCTTTTATTAGTCAGTCATGGAACAAGAAAGAATGCACAATCCAAAATGACGGCATACAGCCAACTTGAACTCATAAGAAAAAGCAATTTGTTTAGAGAATGTCATGTGTTATTCCTGGAAGAAGAACCTCGGATTTCTCGTTGGAAAGAATATGTAAAATCCAGATTTGTTTTTACCGTTCCTTTTTTCATTTCCGAAGGAGATCATTCCTATGTTGATGTCCCTAGACTGATGGGTTTAGAAGTTAAAAAGGGGCTAGCTTTTAGTCATAATCCTCAATATATTGATGGCTTTTATCTTTGTTATACAAAAGCGGTAGGAACACTGGATGAAATAGATCAAGTTGTAGTCGAGCAAGTTGCCCAATTCGATGAATGTTTTGGAATATTGGCAGAGATGGCTTGTTGAGAATCCTCCTCCGATACAAGTAGGTGAACTTCAGGTACTGGAAGGATACTGGATTTGCAATCGAAAGGATTCTTTCAATGATAAGTTAGTTCCCATTTCTTCTTTGCTTGATTTGAAACTGATGCTACGCATAGACTCAAAAGGCTTGTACCGACCGTTAAAAGGTAAAATTGGAATTATCCAAGGCTGGAAATTTGGACCTCTTGATACAGAGAATCTTTTTTGTGCCCTAGAGGGGATATACCCTTTTGCTTTAATGCATTGGATCGGTTACAAAGAAAAAACATATGTTCCTGTTCCTTTCGAAAGTACGATCAAAAGGCAAGTGGGCATGTACAAAATCATTGCAAGGGCAGATGATTCATTAATCGATCAGGTTGTACAAGAAACCTGTAGAATGCAATGTCTTCGTCAAAATCTTTGGTGGATAAAACAACCTCTGGAGCTAGCCGAACGTTCTTCAATTCCCTTGGTTTGTCTTGAAGCCTGTCCTTTTTTCTTGGAACAATGCAGGATAAAGGTTCTTCAAAAGAGACAGTCCAAGATGTTTTCTTAGGTTTCTTTTGTTAGCTTAGGGACAGGTGATTTGCTGCTGTCTTCCTATCCATTTAAGGATTTGTAAAGGACTTTGGATCTCCTCCCATTTTTTTCATACTTTAATTTTCTTTCTAGGGGAAGAATAGAAGGATCGGCTTCTTTAAACCCACCCTTTTGCATGAAATAGAGATAGGCTCTTGTGGATAAAAGGAAAAGTTGTTTAAATCCTTGTTCGGAAGAGAGTTTTTCAGCAAATCGAATCAATTTTCTTCCTATGCCTTGGTTTTCATAGTTTTTAGCAACCGATAGACATGCAAGTTCGGCTTGAGAAGTTTTGGGATAGGGATAAACAGCGATGCATCCCACGATCTGGTTGTCACGTTCAAAAACATAATAAAAAGGAAGATCTCTGGCGATATCAGTGCCTTTACGGGGCAAGATTTCGTCCGCTTCGATAGGTTCTTGGATAAGTTTCAAAATCGAACCAATATCTTTTCTGCGTGCCTGCCGTATAGATTCATATTGGTTGGCATAAATCATGGTGCCCACACCACTGTTTGAGAAAATTTCAGAAAGGAGTGCCTCATCCATTCGACCATCCAAAATATGAACCCGGTTTACCCCATTTTTGCATGCATGTATAGCATGTTCAAGTTTAGATCGAATGGGTTCAGCCATATCCTTTGAAAAGGTTTTATGGAATTCTAGGGCAGAGCTGACATCAAGCTCTCGAATAAGTTTTCCTTCACCATTGAGTATTCCTGGATAGGGAGTCAGATAAATAAGCTTTTCAGCCTGAAG
The DNA window shown above is from Methylacidiphilum caldifontis and carries:
- the argA gene encoding amino-acid N-acetyltransferase; its protein translation is MNVSDLRGILAYIPQFREKVFVIAIDGAIVACENFSNIVLDLAVLRSVSIKVVLVHGIAHQLKQLSILLNTQLSDTTGIGVTDQKTYELSLMASSNVTFQILEALSTSDLRACATNAIVAHPFGIVGGIDYQLTGRIKKIDVSFIEYLLQKNIIPVIGPIGYDGEGKSYRINSDSVAQFVAESLQAEKLIYLTPYPGILNGEGKLIRELDVSSALEFHKTFSKDMAEPIRSKLEHAIHACKNGVNRVHILDGRMDEALLSEIFSNSGVGTMIYANQYESIRQARRKDIGSILKLIQEPIEADEILPRKGTDIARDLPFYYVFERDNQIVGCIAVYPYPKTSQAELACLSVAKNYENQGIGRKLIRFAEKLSSEQGFKQLFLLSTRAYLYFMQKGGFKEADPSILPLERKLKYEKNGRRSKVLYKSLNG
- a CDS encoding DR2241 family protein, translated to MNVLEYWQRWLVENPPPIQVGELQVLEGYWICNRKDSFNDKLVPISSLLDLKLMLRIDSKGLYRPLKGKIGIIQGWKFGPLDTENLFCALEGIYPFALMHWIGYKEKTYVPVPFESTIKRQVGMYKIIARADDSLIDQVVQETCRMQCLRQNLWWIKQPLELAERSSIPLVCLEACPFFLEQCRIKVLQKRQSKMFS
- a CDS encoding CbiX/SirB N-terminal domain-containing protein; amino-acid sequence: MLRSFQEEKWSKSTLVLAGHGSLYNPDAALPVYINAEKIRRKKLFKNVYETFWKEEPSFHQTLLSIQSPFIYVVPFFLSHGFFTEKVIPAEMELNGAYSKKGEKIIGYCKAIGENPRVADIIIKTVNQTLNFLDKEGYAPEERDLLLVSHGTRKNAQSKMTAYSQLELIRKSNLFRECHVLFLEEEPRISRWKEYVKSRFVFTVPFFISEGDHSYVDVPRLMGLEVKKGLAFSHNPQYIDGFYLCYTKAVGTLDEIDQVVVEQVAQFDECFGILAEMAC